TAATCGTAGCAGGACATATATACCTCTGTAAACGCTGGAAGCTCGTTTTTGAACATCTCGAACATACTTTTGAATCTCGGGATGATCAAAAGCCCCATAACGGTTACAATAAGCACAACAAATCCTGCTACGAAACAAGGATACGAAAGAGCCCCTTTTACGTCTTTTAAGAGCTTCTCCCTCTTAACGTAATAGTCTGCCAGCCTTTCAAAAACTTGGGGCATATTGCCGCTGGTTTCTCCTGCGAGGCTCATCGCTCTGAAGAATGTGTTGAATACTTTCGGATGTTTTTTAAGGGCGTCTGTGAAAGTGCTGCCGGCTTTGATGTCTTCTGAAATTGAGTTTAAGGTCTTCTCGAAGTATTCATTGTCTATGTCGTCTGAGATTGTCTCCAAAGATTCTGTTATGGAAACTCCGCCGCCCATCATAGTGCCAATCTGCCAGCAAAATGCAGCCATTTCAGAGAGTGATACGTGTTTTACATTTCTCTTTTTCTTCCGGCTTTTCTTCTTTCGAGTGTCAAGCTCTTCGATGAGAACGGGGATTCGCCCTTGGCATCTTGCCCAAACAATTACTTCGCTGTGGCTGACGGCTTCGTAAGTGCCTGTGTATTGTTTGCCGCTCTCGTCTCTGAGTATGTACTTGAAAGTTTTCATAATTTTAACCGCTAAAAGCAAGTGTTAATACTTGTCTAATAGCCATTGTACCAAAATATACAGCAAGTCAAGAACTTTTACGTAAGTTTTCTTGCATTTTTAAAAATTTTTCAAATATAAATACTTGTTTAGTGGCTGTGGTGTGATTATGAGGCTTGATTCAGAGGCTGCTGTAGGCCGCAGCAAGAACTTCTTCGGCAGTCGTGATTCCGACTGCCATCCTTCTTACTCCGCTCTCAAGAAGGCCGTCGAAGCCGGCTTTTCTTGAAGACTGCCTCACCTCTTCTTCATGGCCGTTGTGCACGATGATGTTTTTTATTTCGCTGTTTATATTGAGGAATTCGAAGATCGGCAGACGCCCGCGGTAGCCTGTTTTGCTGCAGTATTCACACCCCGCAGCCCTGTAGAAGGTATTCTGACGGGCGTATTCCTCACTGATTTGGAGCTTTTCCTTTTCCTCCTCAGTTAGTTCGGTTTGCTCCTTGCACCTCTCACAAAGCCTTCTGATGAGCCTTTGAGCTATCACGAGATTCACAGCAGAAGCAAGAAGATACGGCTCAAGACCCATATAAAGCAGTCTGCTCACAGCACTGGGCGCATCGTTGGTATGCAGAGTACTGAGCACCAGGTGCCCTGTGAGGGCAGCCTTAACTGCAATCTCCATAGTTTCGTTGTCTCTTATTTCTCCAAGAAGGATAATATCCGGGTCCTGCCGCAGGATTGAACGAAGGCAGGCGGCAAAGCTCAGGCCTATGCTTGACTTAACCTGAACCTGATTTATGCCCTCAAGCCTGTATTCTACAGGGTCCTCAACTGTAGTAATATTTTTTGAAGGATCGAAAAGGTAGCTCAGAGCTGAGTAGAGTGTGGTGCTTTTTCCGCTGCCTGTAGGGCCGGTAACGAGAATAATCCCGTGCGGCTTGCTCAGTGAATTCTTCATAACCTTCAAAAGGTTCGGTTCAAAACCAACGCTTGCAAGGTCGTGTTTTAGCGAAGACTGGTCCAGTATTCGCATTACTATCTTCTCGCCGTAGATTGTAGGTATTGAACTCACTCTCACATCAACGGCCTTTCCCGCTAGTTTAACCTTGAACCTTCCGTCCTGAGGAACACGCCTTTCAGTAATGTTCATCTGAGAAAGTATTTTAAGCCTTGTAAGAACCCCGGGCTGCATCTTTCTAGGCGGCGGGCACATATTCTGCAAAACACCGTCCACACGCATCCTTATCTGCATGGTTTTCTCTTGCGGCTCAACGTGGATATCGCTGGCCCTGCTCTTTATTGCCTGGCTGAGCATCAAATCCACAAACCTTATTACAGGCGCCTTGCCGGCCTCAGACTCCACGTTGAGATCAGATACTGTGTCCTCTTCGGCCTCTTCCTCGCCAGAATCAAATTCCAGCTCAACTATATCTCTAAGCTGCTGCTCCTCTATATCAGAGCCGTGATATATCAGCTCAATCGTCTTTTCGATATCTGATTTGCACGCTATAAAGAGATTGAGATTGGTTTTCAGTTTGCTTTTTATGTTGTCAACAGCCACCACATTAAGAGGATCGGCTATTGCTATTGAGATAGAATCGGGATTTTCCTGTACTATCACTGCATTGAAGCGCCGTGCCATCATTTCAGGCAGCTTTCTGGCAATTTCAATATCAACGCCGGAGAGAACATCGCCGCTCATAAATTCAATGCCGAAATATTCTGAAAGGCAGTTGGTCAGCTGTTTTTCAGAAAATGCTCCTCTGCTTTGCAGAAACTCGCCTATACGCTTGCCAGAGGGCTGGGCGTCCAAGGCTTCTGCAAGCTCAGTTTCGCCTATTTTGCCTTGAGAAACGAGCCATTGTCCAAATTTAATCTTTTCCGCCATGGATTTCCTTTTGAATAATGATATCCTATTGTATAATACGCAGGTGATAATACAAGCTTTTTTAATAAAAAATAAAGTAAAAACTCGTAACTCAATTCTCATATATTTAAGTGTATAGGCTTAAATGCAAATGAGTAAATGATTTACAGCTTTTTGAGTCTTTTCAGAATCGGCATAATTGCCAGATTTCAGATGCCGGCAGAAATTCTGAACATAATAAAGCTTTATGGGTATATATTATATTATAAGCGTATGGTTTGCGGCCTCAAAAATTAAATTTCCATTTTTTGAAAATCAGTGTTGCAGATTTTTAATCTGAAATCATTAAATAAATGAAAAAATAAAATCAGGAATATTGCTTTGAAAGCGGAGATTCAAAAAAATACTGATCTGCATACCGGCGAGAAGTTTACAGATCTTCTCACCGGAAACCAAAGGCAGATTCATGCTTATATAATAAGCCTTGTTGGCAACTTCAATGATTCTGAAGACATTCTTCAGGAAACCACCAAGGAGATGTGGCAGAAGTTTGAAGATTACAAACTGGGCACAAATTTCCTTGCATGGGGTAAAAAGATCGCTTACTACAAGGTTCTGGAGTATAGAAACAGAAACAAGCGGAAAAAGTTTGTTTTCGATGATTACATACTCCAGCAGATAAGCAAGGAGTCTGTTTCGGAGCTGAAAGACGCAAACTCTTACACTATGTTTCTTGAGGATTGCCTTAAAAAACTCAGAGATGCGGATTTGAATCTCGTTAAGTCTTTGTATGTGGAGCAGAAAACTGTTAAAGATCTTTGTGCGAGCCTGAACCGCTCTCACCAGAGCATATACAGGAGCCTTGGAAGAATTCTAAACCTGCTGCGGCAGTGTATTCTCAGGGCATCAATGAGGGCAGGAAATGAATAGACAAACAATTTTAGAATTTAGAAGCCTGTGCATTAAGCTTTTCGAAGGGTCTCTGGATGATCATGAAAGCCAAAGGCTTAATGAGCTTATGTATCACCCTGCGCTGAGGAAGGTCTATTTCGGTTTGGTTAAAGTCAATCTCTCTCTTAAATTCGCAGGCGAATGCTGCAGAGAATCTTCAGAACTTCTAAGTGAAGAAACTTTTGTTGAACAGGTATGGGAGAGTCTCGCAGAAGAGGAGAAAAATGCTGAGCCTGCTCAAAGGTTTGAATCTATTGAAGAATCGCCAAGAAGAGTGAACAGGAAGGTTTATCAGCAAAAACAGCCAAGGCAGATCAGCAAATTCAATCTCTATTCAGCTATCACCGGCGCTGCTGCCCTGATATTTCTATTCATTTTTGCAAGCCTTTCGCCGGAGAGAGCAGCAGTGAAAGTGGCGGCGGTTAGAGATTCACTTGATGTTAAGTTTGCAGATGACTCTAAGAGATATTCCAAGGGCGATATCATCTGGGCTGAGGAAACTATTAAAATTTCCGAGGGGTTCATTGAATTTGCAACTGCGCGGGATGTTCTTATAACAGTTGAAGCACCGGCTGAGTTTGAATTCAATAAGCAGGACGATATGCAGCTCGAATACGGCCAGCTTTACGCAAATGTCGGCGAGAATGGGATTGGTTTCACTGTCCATACAGACAATATGCGATTGATTGATCTTGGAACCGAGTTCGGCGTTTACAGGGATAAAAAGGGCTGGACAGAAGTTCATATGATAGACGGCGAAGCAGCTCTTGTGGCTGGCGGGTCTTGGTTTAAGAAAACCAAACAGCAGCTGTTTCAAGGGCAGGCAAGGGGCGTTTCCGGAAACGGAACCAGTGTAGAAGAGCTTGATTCTAAGCCGGAAAAATTTGCCCGATACATTAACTCAGACCATAAATCTGTATGGCGAGGACAGAAAACATTAGGCCTTGCTGATATTGTCGGCGGCGGCAACGGCCTCGGCAGCGGCGAGTATAAATCCGGCATAGATACAGCTTCTGGTGAATATACTGCGGACATTAACAGGCTTAATTCGCTCAAGTCTTCCAGCGGCAATAGATATTTTAATGTCAAATCTCTTCCGTTTGTTGACGGGGTATTTATCCCGGACGGCGAGTTTGGCTCAGTTCAGGTTACAAGCCAAGGCCATACATTCAGCGAGCTGTCAGATACAGACGGAAAATACTGGATCGGGCTCCTTAACGGCGCATACCATCCGAGGCTGAATGATGTTCTGCCGCATACACTTACTTTACAGGGAGCAAAGCAGAGTTATCCTGAAAATTCAGCATTGTTTATACATCCAAATCAGGGAATCACATTTGACCTAAATAAAATAAGGCAGATTGTTGAAGGAAATCAGTTTGCCAGGTTTACCGCCGAATTCGGGCTTTCAGACAGCGTGTTTGACAACGACAACTTTGTTGTACCTCTGAATAATTTTGAGGTGTTCAAGGAGGGCCAGCTAAATTGCGATTTGCAGGTGCTCGTTGATGGTCAGCTTCGATTTGAGAAAAGGAACCAATCCCCCTCGCAAAAGCCGAGCAGGGTGGATCTAACACTAAAACCGCAAGATCGCTTCTTGACCATCATTGTATCAAATCCTGTCGAAGACAATCTGCCTGATTCCGGTTTTGTCTGGGCATTTATGAGAGAGCCCAATCTCCATATCAGGAGAAATTAACAAGAGCAGTATTTGCAGTTATGAAAAGTAACTAAACAATAAAGAGGATAAAATGAATAATACAAAAAAAGGATTTACACTTATAGAGCTTCTGGTTGTTATTTCAATCATAGCTCTGTTAATGGCAATTCTTATGCCTGCTTTGAGCAAGGCAAGGGAGCAGGGCAAAAGGATGCTCTGCGCTAATAATCTAAGGCAGTGTGCTGTGGCCTGCCAGATTTATTCCCAGCAGAACAGGGGGGTGTATCCCCTTCAGGCAACCACAGCTTGGGCGTGGGATATTTCTTACTGGACAACCGATCTGATTATCGACAGCGGCGCAGAACCGGATATCTTCTACTGCCCATCAAATACCAAGATGTCTGCCGATAAAGACAGGTACTGGAGATTTGCTGAGATCTGGCCGGAAGCGCCAAATACAAGCCTCGACAGAGAAGAGCCCGATACCCTTTTCCACAGGAGAAATCTCTACAGGGTTTCATCATACTTCTGGTTTTTCGACAGCTACGAGGTGCTTGAGGACAAAAATGCAGGGCGGCCTGACCTTGAAGGAAGGCCGACTACAGACTGGCTCGTTAAATCTCAGGACGTGGAAAACCCCGCTGAGAGGAAAATGATTGCCGATGCTGTTTTCAAGCAGAATGAGCTATACACCCAGATCAAAGGCGGCAATTGGGACGGCTGGCAAAAGACTGACAGAACAAATCACGTTGACGGAGGCGGCGAGCTTAACGGCTCGAATGCTGCTTTCGTTGACGGCCATGTGGAATGGCTTGGCGAAGAGGAACTCGAAAACCCAGACGGCACCGACAGGGTTCGGCTCAGAGTAGGCGGTTCCGGCGGTACCGTAGAGCAGATTTGGTAATTATAATTTAAGCAGTAAACAACAGACGATTTTTTCTGTGTGTTGAAATTCTAATTTAATACTTATTTTTAAGGAGATTCATTATGAAAAGAAGCTTGCTTCTAACAATGTTTCTGGCGGCGCAGTTATTTTTGCTGCAGTCGCTTGCCGTAGGCAGCACTGTTGCCTACTGGCGTTTCGAAGGCGGTACATCCGATGGAGACCCCATCCTGCACGGAGACGCGGCCGACGGAGATTTTTATCCGGCGATAGTTGACAGTTCCGGAAACGGCAACGCCCTTTCTGTATGGCACGAAGGCGCGCACATTTACAGCACGGAGGTTGGATTCACCGAAGTACCTCAAACTGGGGCATCCAATCAGTTCAGTGCTAAGAACAATACCGGCTTCCCCGGAATGTGGACTCAAACAGGCTCTCAAATTAGCAATATGAGCCCGGCTGAGTTTACTATCGAGGCAACCGTAAGGCTCGAAAACGGCGGCTATCGCTGTATAGTCGGTCGAGACAGCTACGGCACTTCACCGCACAACCCTGACCTTGCAGCACTTTATCTTCAGGCTACCCCTGGAAACGGCCTTGCGATAAAATTCTGCGATGTACAGGGTTTTTGGCATGATGCTATTTCAGAGGGCGGAGTGATAGAAACTTACGATTTTGGCACTAATCCTTCTGGTGCAGGCATTCCGTTCTACAGCATAGCGGCAGTTAGCGACGGCGAATACCTTTCGCTCTATCTTTACAACCACGACAGCCCTGAAGAAGGCTACAGGCTTATTGCTCAGGAGAATATGCTCGAAGAAACCGAGAGCACAAATACTGCCCTTACAGCCGGCGCCGGAGACGGCGGAGACTGGGACGCAGGTAACTGGACAGTAACAAGAGGTCTTTACGGCGGCGGTCACGGAGATCGTGCTTGGGGTTTTGTTGATGAAATCAGAATCAGCGATTCAGCCCTTAGAGTTACAGATTTCCTCCAGGGCCCAACACCCTACAACGGTGATGTTGCTCAGCAGTCCGATCCTGTTAACGGCGATGTTGATGTTACATTCAGCTGGGACGCTCCGGGCGAGGATGCCTCTGGAGACGGTTCAAATGCAGTTGAGCCCGATCTTGTAGATCAGTATGTTTTCGTTAGCTCAGGCAATGAAGAAGATCCCGAGCTGTACTACGCAGGCGCAACTGGCGTTGACCCGGGCACAGCAGATCCTGCATCTTCATTTGGCCCGGTTGATCTCAACTACGACAGCACCTATCAGTGGGCAGTAGTGGGCGTTATGGACGGATATCAGCAGAGCCTCACTCCAGGAGTCAGCACGCTTGCAGATGCAGACCCGAACAACAACATTCACGGGCCTGTCTGGGAGTTTGAGTCTATGGCTTCTGTTCCGATAATCGATGAAGACCCCGGCTATGATGTTGTTGCAGATGGCGAAGATGCTTCACTGATTGTTGAGGTAACAAGTGTTACCGCGCCATCATTCCAGTGGTTCAAGTCTGAGGATCAGGCAAATGATACACCTGAAGATGATGCTGCTGTAAGCGATCCTGATGTAACACTTGATATTGCTCAGGACGGCGAAAGCTACACCTGCACAATGACTGTTCCAGCTGCAGCATTTGCAGACGAAGGATATTACTACTGCGAAGTTTCAAATGAAAGCGCAGCTTCAGCAGTTTCACAGGCCGGCGAGATTGAGATCGAAAAGCTGGTTAACTGGTACGAATTTGAGAATAACATTATGGATTCTCAGGGCACAAACCACGGCGTTTCAATGAGAACTGATCCAAACGCTCCGTTTGATTATGCATCAGGAATGGTTGGACAGGCTATTTCTCTCAATGCCGACGGTGTAGGCGATTCATTCGAAATAGACCAGTCTGTAAAGGCAAACTTCACTATTGAGATGTGGGTTAAGACAACAGGCGATTCTCCAGGAACCGACGGCTGGTATAACGGCTTAGGCCTTGTTGACGGCGAACAGAACGGACAAGTTGACGATATGGGGACAGCCCTGCTCGACGGCAAATTTGCTCTGGGAATCGGTGATTACGACGGCGAAATGCAGATGACGCTTAAGTCTGAATCAGACATCAACGACGACACCTGGCATTACTGCGTTGCAACACGCAACTATGAGACAGGCGATATGAAGGTTTATGTTGACGGCGTGCTTGAGGCCTCTTTAAGCGGAGCCACAGGGCTGAAAGATGAGCCTGAAACACTTCGAATCGGAGCATTGCATACCGGTATGAATTTCTTCCCCGGACTGATCGATGAGCTCAAGCTCTACAACTACGAGCTTTCTGAGGTAGAAATTGCCGATAACTATACTTCTCTAACTGGCGAGTCTGTTTGCCTTACCTCTCAAGCACCTGATAAAGGCCTTGATGTAAATGATGACTGCCAGATTGATATGGCTGATTTCGCCGGCCTTGCTGCCGAATGGCTCACTAGCGGCATTTTCCCAGTTCAGTAATGGTGTTTGATTTACAATGATAATGTTATAAAACTTGCAGACCAGAGCTTATCTCTCTGCAGGTAATAACAATAAGGAGATTAATTATGAGTAAAAAATTACTTTTAACAGTATTCTTTGCGGCGCAGATATTCCTTCTGCAGTCGCTTGCGGTAGGCGAAACTATTGCCTATTGGCGTTTTGAAGAAGGCCCAGCAGACGCTCAGGTTCTCCACGGGGCTGGCGAAGGTCAATTCGCTCCGGATATACCTGATGCTTCCGGTAATGGCAATGACCTTTCGGTATGGAACGAGTCGTTCGCAGGATATGGTTTCAGAAGCGAAGTCGGCTATGATACCGTCCCATACACTGGGCAGGCAAACAACTTCAGCGTTAAAAATACAGGCGGCTCGCCAGGTATGTTCACTCAAACCGGCTCTCAGATCAGCACTATCGAGCCGTCAGAGTTTACAATTGAGGCCACCTTCAGGCTTGAAAACGGCGGTTATCGCGGCATCATCAACAGAGACAGCCAAGGCAGTGTAACAGGAGATGCTGCGCTTTCAGCTCTTTATTTTCAGGCTATTCCGGAGAACGGCGTTGCAATAAAATTCTGCGATGTTCAGGGCTACTGGCATGATGCTATCTCAGAAACAGGCGTTATAGAAACCTATGACTGGGGAACAAACCCCTCTGGTGCAGGCGTTCCTTTCTACAGCATGGCAGCAGTGAGCGATGGCGAATTTCTTTCGCTGTATCTCTACAACCATGATATGCCCGAGGAAGGCTATAAGCTTGTTGCTCAGGAGAATATGCTCGAAGAGACAGACAGCACAAACACCGCTCTCACATCTGGTACTGGAGACGGCGGAGACTGGGATGCAGGTAATTGGACTGTAGGAAGAGCTTTATTCAATGGCGGACACGTTGACCGTGCATACGGCTATATTGATGAGGTAAGGATCAGCAATTCTGCCCTAAGGATAACAGATTTGCTTCAAGGCCCAACACCTTACAATGGAGGCGTTTCTCAGGAATCAGACCCTGCAAACAGCGATGTAAATGTTACTTTCAGCTGGGATGCTCCGGGCGAGGATTCATCTGGAGACGGTTCAAATGCTGTTGAGCCGGACCTTGTAGATCAGTATGTTTTCATTAGCTCAGGCGATGAAGAAGACCCTGTGCTTTACTATGCAGGAGCAACTGGCTCAGACCCGGGCACAGACAACCCGGCATCTTCCTTTGGCCCTGTTGACCTCAGTTACGATACTTCATATCACTGGGCAGTTGTTGGCGTTATGGACGGTTACGAGCAAAGCCTCACTCCGGGCGTCAGCACCCTTGCAGATGCTGACCCGAATAACAACATACACGGGCCTGTCTGGGAGTTTGATGCAATGGCATCTGTACCTGTTATTGATGAGAACCCGGAATATCAAGTCGTCGCAGACGGCGAGGATGCCTCGTTCACTGTAGAGGTAACAAGCGTTACTGCCCCTTCATTCCAGTGGTATAAATCTGAAGATCAGGCAAGCGATACCCCTGAAGACGACACCGCACTGAATGAGCCGGAGGTAACTCTGGATATTTCTCAGCACGGCACAACGTATGACTGCACTATGATCTTACCAGCAGCCGCTCTTGCTGATGAAGGCTACTACTACTGCGAAGTTACAAACGAGAGCTCCGTTTCGGCATTTAGCGATGCCGCCCAGCTCGAAATTGAAAGGCTTCTGCACTGGTACGAATTCGAGAACAATATCATGGATTCGCAGGGAACAAATCACGGCGTTTCAATGAGAACTGATCCAAATGCTCCATTCGATTATACAGAGGGTATGGTAGGAGATGCTATCTCTCTGAATGCCGAGAGCGTTGGCGATTCATTCGAAATCGATTGGACATTGAAGTCTAATTTCACAATTGAAATGTGGGTTAAAACCACTGCAACTCCGCAGGGCGGAGACAACTGGTGGGAAGGCGCCGGCCTTGTTGACGGCGAGCTGCCCGGATGGTCAGATGATTTAGGGGCTGTTTATCTCGACGGCAAATTTGCCCTCGGCGTAGGCGATCCTGATGACGGGAATATTACCCTTAAATCAAATACCGATTTGAATGACGGAACCTGGCACTATTGCGTTGCTACCCGTGATTATCAAACCGGTGAGATTAAGGTATTTGTTGACGGTGTTCTCGAAACCGAAACTGTTGCTCCTGCCGGCCTGAAACAAGGCGGGGATAACATTCGGATTGGTGCTATTCAAACCGGCAGCAATTTCTTCAAAGGACAGCTTGATGAAGTTAAGATTTATAACTATCAGCTCTCTGAGCTTGATATAGCTCAAAAATACACCACAGTAACTGGTGAAACAGTTTGTGTTGCTTCTCAGCGTCCGGATGAAGGCCTTGATACAAACAACGACTGCCAAATCAATATTGATGATTTTATGGTTATGGCATCTGAATGGCTTGTAAGCGGGATCTATCCTGCAGACTAATCGGGTTGATTCTTGCTTCTAAGTAAACAAACAGCAGGCGAGGGATTAAGTCCTTCGTCTGCTTTTTTAAAAAAATTTCTCTTGAACTAAATCTCTTCCTGATTTTTACCGTATATACGTCCATACTTCTTCGTATAAATTTAATGTTGAAAATTGAATGATTTCTTTCATATATAAGTGAATTCACAAATCGAAAGTGTTTTTATAAGGTTGCCAAATGAATTTATTGATTCGCAATTACAGCCAAAAGCTCTTAGGGTTCTTTGCCTTTTTCCTGCTTTTATCAGCAGCGCTTCAGGCAGGAGAAACTTATACAAATCCTGTAATCTCCGAGATAGGGCCGGCAGACCCGACGATAATCAAGTACGACGGGAAATACTATATGTATCCTACCGGTGATAATGTCAGCTATCATGTTTACACATCCACAGACCTTGTCAACTGGACAAAGGGGGGCAGAGTGTTCCAGCCGGGCGGAGTGAATATCTGGGCTCCGGATGTTTACTACAACGAAGACGACGGCAAATTTTATATGTATTACACCGCGGATTTCAAAATCGGCGTTGCAACATCGAACAGACCGGACGGGCCGTTTATAGATCAGGGCATAATTCTGGATGGTTTCATAGATGCCCACTTATTCAAAGACGCCGGCAATTATTATCTGTACTTCACAGATATCGGCCATATGTACGTTCAGCAGATGTCCAGTCCAACTCAGCTAACAGGCGAGAAGCAGGCTATCCTTCAGCCCGATCAGGGTTGGGACCAGGAGGCAGGCTGGGTGAATGAAGGCCCGTGGATGCTAAAACACAACGGTACATACTACCTCCTGTTTTCAGGCAGCGGGGCGGATACTCCCGAATACGCTGTGGGCTATGCAACTGCCGACAACCCTATGGGACCGTTTACAAAATACGAAAACAATCCCATCATCGAAAGGGGCGGCGGTGTTTATGGCCCAGGGCACGGCTCTGTTACCACAGACGATGATGGAAATCTCTGGCATATTTATCACCAGAAACAGGACGATAATGTGGATTGGAATCGTTTTATCTGCATTGATCCGATGTGGTTCGACTCAAACGGTGTCTTACACAGCCGAGCTACGAGGGGCGAGGAGCTTCCTGCCCCCAAGATTGACGGCAACAAGCCCGAACTTGCATATTGGCGTTTTGAAGAAGGCCCCGCAGATGCGCAGGTCTCTCACGGAGGGCTTGAAGACGGGCTCTTCTATCCGGCTGTCCCTGATGTTACCGGAAACGGAAACCCGCTTTCTGTTTGGAACGAAAGCTTTGGCGGATACGTTTATAAAGATCAAACTGCCTTCGATACCGTTCCTTTAACAGGGCAGGCGAATAATTTCAGCGTTAAAAATTCCGGCGGAAACCCCGGGATGTTCACAGGGACAGGTTCATTTCTGTCTTCAGTGAGCCCTTCAGAATTCACTGTACAGGCAACTTTCAAGCTGGAGGACGGTGGCTATCGCGGGATTGTAGGCAGAGACAGCTTCGGCTCGGCAGATAAAGACACGCAGCTTTCAGCTTTTTATTTGCAGGCGATTCCTAATAACGGGATTGCTGTTAAATTCTGTGATGTGCAGGGATATTGGCACGATGCAATCTCAGACATTGGTATTATAGAAACCTACGACTGGAATTCGAATCCTTCCGGCGAGGGAGTCCCTTTTTACAGCGCAGCAGCAGTAAGCGACGGAGAATTCCTTTCGCTCTACCTCTACAACCATGATAACCCCGAGGAAGGCTATAAGCTCGTCGCTCAGGAGAATATGCTCGAAGAAACTGAAAGCACAAATACCGCCCTCACTGCCGGCGCAGGAGATGGGCCGGACTGGGACGCCGGCAACTGGACTGTAGGCAGGGCTATGTTTGACGGCGGACATGCAGACCGTGCTTGGGGCTATATTGATGAGGTGAGAATAACCGCCGGAGACCTCAGGGTTACAGACCTCCTCCAAGGGCCTTCCCCCTACAACCCTGAAACGGCTTTAACTGCGGATATGGACAACTATGTGGTTGATGCCTATCTCTCCTGGAATGCTCCGGGAACGCCCG
This window of the Sedimentisphaera salicampi genome carries:
- a CDS encoding LamG-like jellyroll fold domain-containing protein, with the protein product MKRSLLLTMFLAAQLFLLQSLAVGSTVAYWRFEGGTSDGDPILHGDAADGDFYPAIVDSSGNGNALSVWHEGAHIYSTEVGFTEVPQTGASNQFSAKNNTGFPGMWTQTGSQISNMSPAEFTIEATVRLENGGYRCIVGRDSYGTSPHNPDLAALYLQATPGNGLAIKFCDVQGFWHDAISEGGVIETYDFGTNPSGAGIPFYSIAAVSDGEYLSLYLYNHDSPEEGYRLIAQENMLEETESTNTALTAGAGDGGDWDAGNWTVTRGLYGGGHGDRAWGFVDEIRISDSALRVTDFLQGPTPYNGDVAQQSDPVNGDVDVTFSWDAPGEDASGDGSNAVEPDLVDQYVFVSSGNEEDPELYYAGATGVDPGTADPASSFGPVDLNYDSTYQWAVVGVMDGYQQSLTPGVSTLADADPNNNIHGPVWEFESMASVPIIDEDPGYDVVADGEDASLIVEVTSVTAPSFQWFKSEDQANDTPEDDAAVSDPDVTLDIAQDGESYTCTMTVPAAAFADEGYYYCEVSNESAASAVSQAGEIEIEKLVNWYEFENNIMDSQGTNHGVSMRTDPNAPFDYASGMVGQAISLNADGVGDSFEIDQSVKANFTIEMWVKTTGDSPGTDGWYNGLGLVDGEQNGQVDDMGTALLDGKFALGIGDYDGEMQMTLKSESDINDDTWHYCVATRNYETGDMKVYVDGVLEASLSGATGLKDEPETLRIGALHTGMNFFPGLIDELKLYNYELSEVEIADNYTSLTGESVCLTSQAPDKGLDVNDDCQIDMADFAGLAAEWLTSGIFPVQ
- a CDS encoding glycoside hydrolase family 43 protein, encoding MNLLIRNYSQKLLGFFAFFLLLSAALQAGETYTNPVISEIGPADPTIIKYDGKYYMYPTGDNVSYHVYTSTDLVNWTKGGRVFQPGGVNIWAPDVYYNEDDGKFYMYYTADFKIGVATSNRPDGPFIDQGIILDGFIDAHLFKDAGNYYLYFTDIGHMYVQQMSSPTQLTGEKQAILQPDQGWDQEAGWVNEGPWMLKHNGTYYLLFSGSGADTPEYAVGYATADNPMGPFTKYENNPIIERGGGVYGPGHGSVTTDDDGNLWHIYHQKQDDNVDWNRFICIDPMWFDSNGVLHSRATRGEELPAPKIDGNKPELAYWRFEEGPADAQVSHGGLEDGLFYPAVPDVTGNGNPLSVWNESFGGYVYKDQTAFDTVPLTGQANNFSVKNSGGNPGMFTGTGSFLSSVSPSEFTVQATFKLEDGGYRGIVGRDSFGSADKDTQLSAFYLQAIPNNGIAVKFCDVQGYWHDAISDIGIIETYDWNSNPSGEGVPFYSAAAVSDGEFLSLYLYNHDNPEEGYKLVAQENMLEETESTNTALTAGAGDGPDWDAGNWTVGRAMFDGGHADRAWGYIDEVRITAGDLRVTDLLQGPSPYNPETALTADMDNYVVDAYLSWNAPGTPDEPVMRDIVNECVFISSPDPQDDSLYYAGQTAMDPGNYNPSSSLAGIELDFNVSYRWAVVAIMDGCEQTFTVGQSTLADVDSNNLIGPIWSFDSIELEPGIAAQPSEIVLAEDSSATGCFSVNLNSKPMGDVQLELSEKYSRGQFTVSPQSLLFTAQNWSVGQDVCVQTVDDDMLESPLDTVPVEVSASSSEDQYYNGLTAEPFVVIIEDDECGSAGYLKADFNLDCKVGMDDFSFFAQQWLSDTLVQD
- a CDS encoding LamG-like jellyroll fold domain-containing protein; the encoded protein is MSKKLLLTVFFAAQIFLLQSLAVGETIAYWRFEEGPADAQVLHGAGEGQFAPDIPDASGNGNDLSVWNESFAGYGFRSEVGYDTVPYTGQANNFSVKNTGGSPGMFTQTGSQISTIEPSEFTIEATFRLENGGYRGIINRDSQGSVTGDAALSALYFQAIPENGVAIKFCDVQGYWHDAISETGVIETYDWGTNPSGAGVPFYSMAAVSDGEFLSLYLYNHDMPEEGYKLVAQENMLEETDSTNTALTSGTGDGGDWDAGNWTVGRALFNGGHVDRAYGYIDEVRISNSALRITDLLQGPTPYNGGVSQESDPANSDVNVTFSWDAPGEDSSGDGSNAVEPDLVDQYVFISSGDEEDPVLYYAGATGSDPGTDNPASSFGPVDLSYDTSYHWAVVGVMDGYEQSLTPGVSTLADADPNNNIHGPVWEFDAMASVPVIDENPEYQVVADGEDASFTVEVTSVTAPSFQWYKSEDQASDTPEDDTALNEPEVTLDISQHGTTYDCTMILPAAALADEGYYYCEVTNESSVSAFSDAAQLEIERLLHWYEFENNIMDSQGTNHGVSMRTDPNAPFDYTEGMVGDAISLNAESVGDSFEIDWTLKSNFTIEMWVKTTATPQGGDNWWEGAGLVDGELPGWSDDLGAVYLDGKFALGVGDPDDGNITLKSNTDLNDGTWHYCVATRDYQTGEIKVFVDGVLETETVAPAGLKQGGDNIRIGAIQTGSNFFKGQLDEVKIYNYQLSELDIAQKYTTVTGETVCVASQRPDEGLDTNNDCQINIDDFMVMASEWLVSGIYPAD